The following are encoded in a window of Flavobacterium sp. WC2421 genomic DNA:
- a CDS encoding transketolase family protein, which yields MNQKIDQLATDNIRALSISMVEKANSGHPGGAMGGADFMHLLYTEYLNFDPTEMDWPYRDRFFMDAGHLSALMYSQYYLLGNYKKEDLQQFRQWGSVTPGHPEVDVLRGIENTSGPLGQGHAMGVGAAIAAKFLDARFKGLFEHKIYGFITDGGVQEEISQGAGRIAGHLGLNNFIMFYDSNDVQLSSMTDEVTSENTAMKYEAWGWNVITIDGHDHTQIRKALSEAHEEVEKPTLIIGKTIMGKGCVTATGAMYEGECELHGKPIGDTKADYVKTLLNLKANPEDPFAIYEEVAKHYANILELKTATSANKKLQIASWKKENPALSLKLESFLSGEIPDLDLSSVVQKPNVATREASSAVLAYLAENVENMIVSSADLSNSDKTDGFLKKSSILQKNDFNGAFLQAGVAELTMTSIANGIALHGGVIPVVATFFVFSDYMKPAIRLAAIQELPVKYVWTHDSFRVGEDGPTHQPIEQEAQIRLMEKIKNHSGNQSLLALRPADAIETSVAWDMALKNTKTPTGLILSRQNIQDIPAQGTSRYEEATEASKGGYLVKSTQNPDITLIANGSEVATLLAAAVLLEKEKNLKINVASIISEGLFKEQSKSYQESIIPKGKLVFGLTAGLPVNLEGLIGDSGKVIGLDHFGYSAPATVLDEKFGFTSAHACEEILKYIEESK from the coding sequence ATGAACCAAAAAATTGACCAATTAGCTACAGACAACATAAGAGCGCTTTCCATTTCAATGGTAGAAAAAGCCAATTCAGGACATCCTGGAGGCGCCATGGGTGGTGCCGATTTTATGCATCTTTTATATACGGAATACCTCAACTTTGACCCAACCGAAATGGATTGGCCATACAGAGACCGTTTCTTTATGGATGCTGGACATTTATCAGCATTAATGTATTCTCAATATTATTTATTAGGAAATTACAAAAAAGAAGACCTTCAACAATTTAGACAATGGGGCTCCGTAACGCCAGGACATCCCGAAGTGGATGTTTTGAGAGGTATTGAAAATACCTCGGGACCATTAGGACAAGGTCATGCTATGGGTGTTGGAGCAGCTATTGCCGCCAAGTTTCTTGATGCAAGATTCAAAGGGCTTTTTGAGCATAAAATATACGGTTTCATCACTGATGGTGGTGTTCAAGAGGAAATTTCTCAAGGGGCAGGTAGAATTGCTGGACACTTAGGATTGAATAATTTCATCATGTTTTATGATTCTAATGATGTGCAACTTTCGTCAATGACAGATGAAGTAACATCCGAAAATACCGCCATGAAATATGAGGCTTGGGGTTGGAACGTAATCACAATTGATGGTCATGATCATACTCAAATAAGAAAAGCACTTAGTGAAGCACACGAAGAAGTTGAAAAACCTACTTTGATCATTGGGAAGACAATTATGGGAAAAGGTTGTGTTACAGCAACTGGGGCGATGTATGAAGGAGAATGTGAATTGCATGGAAAACCTATTGGTGATACAAAAGCAGATTACGTAAAAACACTTTTAAATCTAAAAGCAAATCCCGAAGATCCATTTGCTATTTATGAAGAAGTCGCAAAACATTACGCTAACATCCTTGAATTAAAAACAGCAACATCTGCTAATAAAAAACTCCAAATCGCTTCTTGGAAAAAAGAAAATCCAGCACTTTCTTTAAAACTAGAATCGTTTTTATCTGGTGAAATTCCTGATTTAGATTTAAGCAGTGTTGTTCAAAAACCAAATGTAGCAACAAGAGAAGCTTCTTCTGCTGTACTTGCCTATTTAGCAGAAAACGTAGAAAATATGATTGTTTCATCGGCAGATTTATCGAACAGTGACAAAACTGATGGATTCCTTAAAAAATCATCGATTTTACAAAAAAATGATTTTAATGGTGCCTTTTTACAAGCTGGAGTGGCTGAATTAACAATGACTTCCATCGCAAACGGAATTGCGCTTCATGGTGGTGTAATCCCTGTAGTAGCGACATTTTTTGTATTCTCCGATTATATGAAACCAGCTATTCGATTAGCAGCTATTCAAGAATTACCTGTAAAATATGTTTGGACACATGACTCGTTTCGCGTTGGTGAAGATGGACCTACGCACCAACCTATCGAACAGGAAGCACAAATTCGCTTGATGGAAAAAATTAAAAACCATTCAGGGAATCAAAGTTTATTGGCCTTACGCCCTGCCGATGCGATAGAAACATCAGTAGCTTGGGATATGGCATTAAAAAACACTAAAACTCCAACTGGTTTAATTCTTTCGAGACAAAACATTCAAGATATTCCTGCACAAGGAACTTCAAGATACGAAGAGGCTACAGAAGCGTCAAAAGGCGGATATTTAGTAAAGTCAACTCAAAATCCAGATATCACATTAATCGCAAATGGTTCGGAAGTGGCAACCCTTTTAGCTGCTGCAGTTCTATTGGAAAAAGAAAAAAATCTAAAAATAAATGTAGCCTCCATCATTTCTGAAGGATTATTCAAAGAGCAATCTAAATCGTACCAAGAAAGTATAATTCCAAAAGGAAAATTAGTTTTTGGCCTTACTGCTGGACTACCCGTAAATCTTGAAGGTTTGATAGGAGATAGCGGAAAAGTAATTGGGCTAGACCATTTTGGATATTCGGCACCAGCAACAGTTTTAGATGAAAAATTTGGATTTACAAGTGCACATGCTTGCGAAGAAATCCTAAAATATATTGAAGAAAGTAAATAA
- a CDS encoding SusC/RagA family TonB-linked outer membrane protein, giving the protein MKTNQRSFFYCNFVLPRKEWLLVIIVMLFSSYTLSAQEDKTIKGVVKSAKDEMPIPGVNVLVKGTNTVTVTGLDGEYSIKASPKAILVFSYLGYSNQEVAVGNKSQLNIALSDNLNKLDEVVVIGYGTQKKSDLTGSVSVVNMDNAKKTVTYDAAKMLQGQVAGVTMQTSGEPGGFVNIKIRGINSFSNNNPLFVIDGMIVDSPYDFATGEIESMQVLKDASSAAIYGVRGANGVIIITTKKGKAGKFDIKYKSLVGFQNVAKKWDLTDRVGYQNITSAAEVNAGLTIAPGNDPSSPYYINNVDTNWQNAAFKTGIIENHSLTFSGGAESLGYNMNVDYFKNSSYIDSPQDYKRVSTTLNLTGKKGKFKYGSKLGFTQSGKENFNEYNAGESPISDLLGAIPTMPVYDANRLGGYGGTTNLTQRAISMNVIGYNNLITNTGKRNRFIGDIWGEYEIVKGLKYKIDASFDRLDWQNRKFIPPSDLGWYYLTTNDEASLDVSTGSQSRTFLNNLLTYEKEIGKHKFDALVGWVQERSDNYNHWSRGVGYTPGEISHLEYADNTSAGEYENTITGVSYLSRLNYAYDDRYLLQANFRQDKTSLFSQKYNKGNFYSFSGAWKISNEKFIHLPEWVSNIKLRGGYGILGNNTIPTYFFATTTNSFAGYDFNNALAPGTTVVSALDPNVHWEETRTTNVALELGLLNNDLQFTAEYYVKKSTDLLIGVPLPFSTGAFPASVTTNAGAVRNNGLEFSATYNNDHNAFKYSISANLGTLNNKVLQIGLDGNPIYGAASKTEVGRSIGEIYAYETAGIFQNAADLAASPTQTNAGVGDVKFKDVNGDGMITDLDRTYQGTTIPKYSYGFNFSSSYKNWDFSMFWQGSGGNKVFDGMYRNLMAGQYGNHSIDELNYWTPTNTNTNVPRPIIGDPNANTRDSNRFIEKGDYIKLQTMQIGYEIPLKNISFIQKAKLFVNGQNLLIISKYRGYDPDFNSNDGLFSRGYDGGSFPNPRTFSLGLEVNF; this is encoded by the coding sequence ATGAAAACAAACCAACGATCATTTTTCTATTGCAATTTTGTATTGCCGAGAAAAGAATGGCTATTAGTAATAATAGTTATGTTATTTTCTTCTTATACTCTTTCTGCCCAAGAAGATAAGACTATAAAAGGGGTTGTCAAATCGGCAAAAGATGAAATGCCAATACCAGGAGTCAATGTTTTAGTAAAAGGAACCAATACCGTTACTGTTACAGGACTAGATGGGGAATATTCAATAAAAGCATCACCAAAAGCTATTCTTGTTTTTTCCTATTTAGGATATTCAAATCAAGAAGTTGCTGTGGGTAATAAATCGCAACTAAACATCGCATTAAGTGACAATTTAAATAAATTAGATGAAGTAGTTGTTATTGGGTATGGTACTCAAAAAAAATCAGACCTTACAGGATCTGTTAGTGTGGTAAACATGGATAATGCTAAGAAAACAGTAACTTATGATGCTGCAAAAATGCTTCAAGGTCAAGTAGCAGGAGTTACCATGCAAACCTCAGGAGAACCAGGTGGATTCGTTAACATTAAAATTAGAGGTATTAACTCTTTTAGTAACAACAATCCACTTTTTGTAATTGATGGTATGATTGTAGACAGTCCTTATGACTTTGCAACTGGTGAAATTGAATCTATGCAAGTTTTAAAAGACGCTTCTTCTGCTGCAATATATGGGGTTCGTGGTGCAAATGGAGTAATCATTATTACTACTAAAAAAGGAAAAGCAGGTAAATTTGACATTAAATACAAATCACTTGTTGGTTTTCAAAACGTAGCCAAAAAATGGGATCTTACTGATAGAGTAGGATATCAAAATATTACTAGTGCTGCAGAGGTTAATGCTGGATTAACTATTGCTCCAGGTAATGATCCTAGTAGCCCTTATTACATCAACAATGTAGATACAAACTGGCAAAATGCAGCTTTTAAAACTGGAATTATAGAAAACCATTCTCTTACTTTTAGTGGTGGTGCCGAAAGTTTAGGGTATAATATGAATGTGGACTATTTTAAAAATAGTAGCTATATCGATTCCCCACAAGATTATAAAAGAGTATCTACTACTTTGAATTTAACTGGTAAAAAAGGAAAATTTAAATACGGTTCAAAATTAGGATTTACACAATCAGGTAAAGAAAATTTTAACGAGTACAACGCTGGTGAATCTCCAATTAGTGATTTATTAGGTGCTATTCCTACAATGCCTGTTTATGATGCGAACCGTTTAGGTGGTTACGGTGGAACAACAAACTTAACACAAAGAGCTATTTCTATGAACGTTATTGGTTACAACAACTTGATAACTAATACTGGAAAAAGAAATCGTTTTATTGGAGATATTTGGGGAGAATATGAAATCGTTAAAGGTTTAAAATATAAAATTGACGCTAGTTTTGACAGACTGGATTGGCAAAATAGAAAATTCATCCCGCCAAGTGATTTAGGATGGTACTATCTTACTACAAATGATGAAGCTTCATTAGATGTTTCTACAGGAAGTCAATCAAGAACTTTCTTAAACAACTTACTTACTTACGAAAAAGAAATTGGCAAACATAAATTTGATGCTTTAGTAGGTTGGGTACAAGAACGTAGTGATAACTACAATCACTGGTCAAGAGGAGTTGGATATACTCCCGGAGAAATTAGCCATTTAGAATATGCTGATAACACTAGTGCTGGAGAATATGAAAACACAATTACTGGTGTATCGTATTTAAGCAGATTAAATTATGCGTATGATGACCGTTACTTGTTGCAAGCTAACTTTAGACAAGACAAAACTTCTCTTTTTAGTCAAAAATACAATAAAGGTAATTTTTACTCTTTCTCAGGAGCATGGAAAATCAGTAATGAAAAATTCATCCACTTGCCAGAATGGGTAAGCAATATTAAATTAAGAGGAGGTTACGGTATATTAGGTAACAACACAATCCCAACTTACTTTTTCGCAACTACTACCAATAGTTTTGCTGGTTATGATTTTAATAACGCATTGGCACCAGGAACAACAGTAGTAAGTGCTTTAGATCCAAATGTGCACTGGGAAGAAACAAGAACTACGAACGTCGCTCTTGAATTAGGATTACTTAATAATGACCTACAATTTACAGCTGAATATTATGTTAAAAAATCAACTGACCTTTTAATTGGAGTGCCATTACCGTTTTCAACTGGTGCCTTTCCTGCAAGTGTAACAACAAATGCAGGTGCAGTTAGAAACAATGGTTTAGAATTTTCAGCTACCTATAATAATGATCATAATGCTTTCAAATATAGTATCTCAGCTAACTTAGGTACTTTGAATAACAAAGTATTACAAATAGGTCTTGATGGAAACCCAATTTACGGTGCTGCTTCAAAAACAGAAGTAGGTAGATCAATAGGTGAAATTTACGCATACGAAACTGCTGGAATTTTTCAAAATGCTGCAGATCTGGCTGCATCACCAACACAAACTAATGCAGGAGTTGGAGATGTAAAATTCAAGGATGTAAACGGTGACGGAATGATTACTGATCTTGATAGAACGTACCAAGGAACTACAATTCCTAAATACAGTTATGGTTTTAACTTTAGTAGTTCATACAAAAACTGGGACTTCTCTATGTTTTGGCAAGGAAGCGGTGGAAACAAAGTGTTTGATGGAATGTATCGCAATTTAATGGCTGGACAATATGGTAACCATAGTATAGATGAATTAAATTACTGGACACCTACAAATACAAATACAAACGTTCCTCGTCCAATTATAGGTGATCCAAATGCAAACACAAGAGACTCTAATCGTTTCATCGAAAAAGGAGACTACATAAAATTGCAAACAATGCAAATTGGTTACGAAATTCCACTTAAAAATATAAGCTTTATTCAAAAAGCAAAATTATTTGTAAACGGTCAAAATTTATTAATAATCAGCAAATACAGAGGATATGACCCTGATTTTAATAGCAATGATGGTTTGTTCTCAAGAGGATACGATGGTGGTTCATTCCCAAATCCTAGAACTTTTTCTTTAGGACTTGAAGTGAATTTTTAA
- the fsa gene encoding fructose-6-phosphate aldolase, translated as MKFFIDTANLKDIKEANDLGILDGVTTNPSLMAKEGITGAANIIAHYVKICELVDGDVSAEVISTDFEGMVAEGEKLAALHPQIVVKIPMIKDGIKAIKYFSNKGIKTNCTLVFSAGQALLAAKAGATYVSPFIGRLDDISTDGLTLIEDIKLIYDNYGYETQILAASVRHVMHILNCAKIGADVITGPLSAIEGLLKHPLTDIGLATFLADYQKGNS; from the coding sequence ATGAAATTTTTTATAGATACAGCAAATTTAAAAGACATTAAAGAGGCAAATGATTTAGGAATCCTAGATGGTGTAACTACTAACCCATCATTAATGGCAAAAGAAGGAATTACTGGTGCAGCTAATATCATTGCTCATTATGTAAAAATATGCGAATTAGTTGATGGCGATGTTAGTGCCGAAGTAATTTCAACTGACTTTGAAGGAATGGTTGCCGAAGGAGAAAAATTAGCTGCCTTGCATCCACAAATTGTAGTAAAAATCCCAATGATAAAAGACGGGATCAAAGCAATAAAATACTTTTCGAACAAAGGAATAAAAACCAATTGCACTTTGGTGTTTTCGGCAGGTCAAGCTTTATTGGCAGCCAAAGCAGGTGCTACTTATGTTTCTCCTTTTATAGGAAGATTAGATGACATCTCTACCGATGGTTTAACACTTATCGAAGACATCAAATTAATTTATGACAATTACGGTTACGAAACTCAAATTCTAGCCGCATCAGTACGTCACGTCATGCATATTTTAAATTGTGCTAAAATTGGTGCCGATGTAATAACTGGACCATTGAGTGCTATTGAAGGCTTGCTAAAACACCCACTTACAGATATTGGTTTGGCTACATTTTTAGCCGATTATCAAAAAGGAAATAGTTAA
- a CDS encoding RagB/SusD family nutrient uptake outer membrane protein, with product MKYKIFNYLTVFFSIAVVTTSCVNDEDLIQVDPNNNAVDSFWKTDQDAIQGVNAAYGSLLTDGTYMRSTPLLLDLKGDDTRSNSPWDAMYNVGRFNSNVSNSAIYGWAYETYYQGIYRANQVLTNVPAIEMADAGLKNRILGQAYFLRGLYLFHAVNMFKNVPLPTDIAVYYPQKTQEDGWAQVIADFKAAADLLPTTYDNVTGLDAGQKGRATKGAALGYLGKAYLFTKDFANAKIAFKQVIDLGVYSLVSNYRDNFTDSNENNSESLFEVQFSRDAGGVDLGWGGAPASGWGKTSARAITYGPRAFGWTDVQPTRTLFDEFHEETTTTGGVDPRLDATMFYNKPGGMQLYGQDFATFYAANPGDLNDLFCRKYENSDGNYANEYDWRSGINERLLRYADILLMYAETLNETGDTPGAYTYIQMVRTRAGLPNLATAKPGLSQAGMRDQIGHERFLEFPLEGHRFDDIRRWGWLQDPVKLAWLKSRDVEFNSYASGREYFPIPQLEMDNNPGTVQNDGY from the coding sequence ATGAAATATAAAATATTTAATTACCTAACTGTTTTCTTCTCAATAGCAGTCGTAACAACGAGTTGCGTGAATGATGAAGATTTAATTCAAGTTGACCCGAACAACAATGCGGTAGATTCTTTCTGGAAAACGGATCAGGATGCTATCCAAGGTGTAAATGCTGCTTATGGTAGTTTGTTAACTGATGGAACGTACATGAGAAGTACTCCTTTATTATTAGACTTAAAAGGAGATGACACAAGAAGTAACAGTCCTTGGGATGCCATGTACAATGTTGGGCGTTTCAACTCTAATGTATCAAATTCAGCAATTTATGGTTGGGCTTACGAAACGTATTACCAAGGTATTTATCGTGCGAATCAAGTACTTACGAATGTTCCAGCTATTGAAATGGCAGATGCAGGACTTAAAAACAGAATTTTAGGTCAAGCCTATTTCTTAAGAGGATTGTATTTGTTTCATGCCGTAAACATGTTTAAAAACGTACCATTACCTACAGACATTGCTGTTTATTATCCACAAAAAACGCAAGAAGATGGATGGGCACAAGTAATTGCCGACTTTAAAGCAGCTGCAGATTTGTTACCAACAACTTATGATAATGTTACAGGATTAGATGCAGGTCAAAAAGGACGTGCTACAAAAGGAGCTGCTTTAGGATATTTAGGAAAAGCCTACTTATTTACTAAAGATTTTGCCAATGCTAAAATTGCATTTAAACAAGTAATCGATTTAGGCGTTTATTCATTAGTCTCTAACTACCGTGATAATTTTACAGACAGTAATGAAAACAATTCGGAGTCATTATTTGAAGTACAGTTTAGTAGAGATGCAGGTGGAGTTGACTTAGGTTGGGGTGGTGCTCCTGCTTCTGGATGGGGAAAAACATCTGCTAGAGCAATTACTTATGGACCAAGAGCATTTGGATGGACAGATGTTCAGCCAACAAGAACATTGTTTGATGAATTTCATGAAGAAACAACCACTACTGGTGGTGTAGATCCACGATTGGATGCTACAATGTTCTATAACAAACCTGGTGGAATGCAATTGTACGGACAAGATTTCGCCACTTTTTATGCAGCAAACCCTGGAGATTTGAATGATTTGTTTTGTAGAAAATATGAAAATTCAGATGGAAACTATGCTAATGAATACGACTGGCGTTCAGGAATCAACGAGCGTTTGTTACGTTATGCTGATATCTTGTTAATGTATGCTGAAACTTTAAACGAGACTGGCGATACTCCAGGTGCTTATACTTATATTCAAATGGTTAGAACTAGAGCTGGATTACCTAATTTGGCTACAGCAAAACCCGGATTATCACAAGCAGGTATGAGAGACCAAATAGGTCACGAAAGATTCTTAGAGTTCCCTCTTGAAGGACACCGTTTTGATGATATTCGCCGTTGGGGTTGGTTGCAAGATCCCGTAAAGCTTGCTTGGTTAAAATCAAGAGATGTTGAATTTAATTCTTACGCATCAGGAAGAGAATATTTCCCAATACCACAATTAGAAATGGATAACAATCCTGGTACCGTTCAAAATGATGGGTATTAA
- a CDS encoding alpha-N-arabinofuranosidase, with product MKKALLLLVFIFCNQSIFSQKETTVLTIKSNESAPTINKNIYGHFAEHLGRSIYGGFFVGDTSKIPNTNGVRNDIVEALKKLKIPNLRWPGGCFADTYHWKDGIGPKEERPTMVNKWWGGTTEDNSFGTHDFLNLCELLGAEPYLSGNVGSGTVQELSDWVQYANFGGKSPMSDLRKKNGRIEPWKVKIWGIGNEAWGCGGNMTPDYYAGEYRKYATFMSDWENTGGLMRIASGASDADYNWTETLMKNIPANMLGGVAMHHYSVIEWNKKGDAVDFTEGQYFTTMKEAIKMDELIVKHGAIMDKYDPEKKIALVVDEWGGWYDVEKGTNPGFLYQQNTMRDAVLAGATLNIFNNHADRVRMANLAQCVNVLQAVILTDKAKMILTPTYHVMQMYSVHQDAKLLPITLNSPLYTYNGESLPALSASASKDKNGLVHISLVNVDTKKDHKIEIDLNELGIKAISGNILSSSKLQDYNSFDNPNKIQPVVYKGFDVKKGKLSIVVPPFSVIMLESK from the coding sequence ATGAAAAAAGCGTTATTATTATTAGTTTTTATTTTTTGTAACCAAAGTATTTTTTCTCAAAAAGAGACTACCGTGCTTACTATAAAAAGTAATGAAAGTGCACCTACTATCAACAAAAACATCTACGGCCATTTTGCCGAGCATTTAGGACGTTCTATCTACGGAGGTTTTTTTGTGGGTGACACATCCAAAATTCCAAATACAAATGGAGTACGAAATGACATTGTTGAAGCACTAAAAAAATTAAAAATCCCTAATTTAAGATGGCCAGGTGGTTGCTTTGCGGATACTTACCACTGGAAAGATGGTATTGGACCAAAAGAAGAAAGACCAACAATGGTAAACAAATGGTGGGGAGGAACAACTGAAGACAATAGTTTTGGAACCCATGATTTTTTAAACCTATGTGAATTACTAGGAGCAGAACCTTACTTATCCGGAAATGTAGGAAGCGGAACTGTGCAAGAACTTTCAGACTGGGTACAATATGCCAACTTTGGAGGTAAAAGCCCAATGAGTGATTTACGTAAAAAAAATGGTCGAATAGAACCTTGGAAAGTAAAAATTTGGGGAATTGGTAATGAAGCTTGGGGTTGCGGTGGCAATATGACACCTGATTATTATGCTGGAGAATACCGTAAATATGCCACTTTCATGTCTGATTGGGAAAACACTGGTGGCTTGATGCGTATAGCATCTGGTGCAAGTGATGCCGACTATAACTGGACTGAAACTTTGATGAAAAATATCCCAGCAAACATGTTGGGTGGTGTAGCAATGCATCATTACTCAGTGATTGAATGGAATAAAAAAGGAGATGCAGTTGATTTTACCGAAGGGCAATATTTCACAACAATGAAAGAAGCCATAAAAATGGATGAATTGATCGTTAAACATGGGGCTATCATGGATAAATACGATCCAGAGAAAAAAATTGCTTTGGTTGTAGATGAATGGGGCGGTTGGTACGATGTGGAAAAAGGAACTAATCCTGGATTTTTATACCAACAAAATACTATGAGAGATGCGGTTCTAGCAGGAGCTACTCTTAATATTTTCAACAACCATGCGGATCGTGTTCGAATGGCAAACCTAGCACAATGTGTAAATGTTTTACAAGCTGTTATCCTTACAGATAAAGCCAAAATGATTTTAACACCAACCTATCATGTGATGCAAATGTACAGTGTACATCAAGATGCAAAACTATTACCAATAACTTTAAATTCTCCACTGTATACCTATAATGGCGAATCGCTTCCTGCTTTATCGGCTTCGGCTTCAAAAGATAAAAACGGATTAGTTCATATTTCATTGGTAAACGTAGACACTAAGAAAGATCATAAAATAGAAATTGATCTAAACGAACTTGGAATCAAAGCAATTTCTGGAAACATATTATCATCATCAAAATTGCAGGATTACAATTCTTTTGATAATCCAAACAAAATACAACCAGTAGTTTACAAAGGATTTGACGTGAAAAAAGGAAAGTTATCTATTGTGGTCCCTCCTTTTTCTGTAATAATGTTAGAAAGTAAATAA
- a CDS encoding NUDIX domain-containing protein: protein MLNSYSSADKVLLAVDCIIFGFDDEGLKILLIKRDFEPEKGKWSLIGGFLKKEEVLDAAALRILNSYTGLQDIYMEQLHAYSDIDRDPVERTISVAYYALINIENHNAELIQNYHAQWFSVSNAPKLIFDHDSMLRHAIRRLRYRTSIKPIGFELLPEKFTMRQLLELYEAILSKELDKRNFISKINSLDILIKLEEKDMMSSRKGSYLYTFDKEKYDAKLLNDFVLNL, encoded by the coding sequence ATGCTTAATAGTTATAGTTCTGCTGACAAAGTATTATTAGCAGTAGATTGTATCATTTTTGGTTTTGATGATGAAGGTTTAAAAATACTTTTGATAAAGAGGGATTTTGAACCAGAAAAAGGGAAGTGGTCTTTAATAGGAGGCTTTCTTAAAAAAGAAGAAGTATTAGATGCTGCTGCACTAAGAATCCTTAATAGTTATACGGGACTTCAAGATATTTATATGGAGCAGTTGCATGCTTATAGTGATATTGATCGTGACCCTGTCGAGAGAACTATTTCAGTAGCTTATTATGCTTTAATTAATATTGAAAATCATAATGCAGAGTTGATTCAAAATTATCATGCACAATGGTTTAGTGTTTCGAATGCTCCAAAATTAATTTTTGACCATGATTCGATGCTACGACATGCTATAAGAAGATTGCGTTATAGAACTTCGATTAAACCAATAGGATTTGAACTTTTGCCTGAAAAATTCACGATGCGTCAATTGTTAGAATTGTATGAAGCAATTTTAAGCAAAGAGCTGGATAAAAGGAATTTTATCAGTAAAATAAATTCATTGGATATTTTGATAAAATTAGAGGAGAAAGATATGATGTCTTCTAGAAAAGGGTCGTATCTGTATACTTTTGACAAAGAAAAATACGATGCGAAATTATTGAATGATTTTGTACTGAATCTTTAA